In one Brassica oleracea var. oleracea cultivar TO1000 chromosome C9, BOL, whole genome shotgun sequence genomic region, the following are encoded:
- the LOC106318471 gene encoding histone-lysine N-methyltransferase ATXR7 isoform X2, which yields MVALDFYFPRKRLSALEPNFSGSTCIGVYSSDDSIAAQDYSCGDSCDDLATVSSARCDFDELCGLDSALEMSCRSNGEGREVHEAGGGSGGTDKSEVPGYNTMYASGWMYVNQQGEMCGAYTQQQLFDGLSTGFLPEDLLVYPTINGYMQNSVPLKYFKQFPQHVATGFAYLHNGMINVVPHTETRAEHTASSAAHLISHPPQPSSNGSLLDQRMLNQEEVNLLASFISLGSEHACWFLVDAEGRNHGPYSLLELYNWQQHGHVSDAAMIRDVENKLRPITLASLIGVWRDKCGGENCDESMSGVSFISEVSEELSSQLQSGIIKIARRALLDEIISSTISDFLNAKKRDEHLKSDPPSSAANFVKCISCQVINPEKTAVSTTEATACENIKNEEDPSRIVSESLKYTKSVGSAENFQTSCSAVCGILHNNCMQIMWNAVFYDTVATYTSSWRKNKLWFRSPDTPTVSSYCKGSHTNHSEKPEAAESFTCRVDSSSCKTANSNAYDLATKAASFHEPSSRRVTLPVIDGTESVVASISEHVQRELFSSLETHLTDYIGILIEDGANIAASTVQDGKMHEENSSCLAKSGEKGESSEQITSEDIVANIFITTLQTSSDSPVGDEVDTLDIHEPPPPGCESGITRPSLRCNFRPVRSKESIPEIEEYVATALCRQKLHNVVMKDWKSLFMKCSLKEFLASQKGSHQVSRKETIAPRKLKAITQIKKPVKSSISSHTAEKPKKQCVRSSEKILVKRSKKPPSKDTPSKDLSLSKPSQPKIRNAVQQDQIIIKNVTKVRKEKVGKDAHRKVISEKNQDVGMADEFDDELLITRLRRISKSKTKELREGTDAGKSCEEISLSAEESVETVGFRDHEENLSNKSSQKVQKANVSKLKRKNTSEVEGAQSCSGANGGYTEISGKDTDTESLGFETRDKASHERLSKRRKKDAAKGKNIVEKSACSVSQKSLKPSESSTLKRKHSLDENVPKDSESAVGNEGKLPGNTSNKMQKGSKKLKLKRKLLPKHTTELSSIEDLAVDNDSRPTSIALKPLVKLGPKASNKKVLVPMPKSDGCARTSINGWHWRAWSLKASPKERASVRGSSCVHTQHFGSKISSSQNVLSARTNRAKMRNLLAAADGADLLKVSQLKARKKRLRFQQSKIHDWGLVALEPIDAEDFVIEYVGELIRSSISEIREHQYEKMGIGSSYLFRLDDGYVIDATKRGGIARFINHSCEPNCYTKIISVDGKKKIFIYAKRHIDAGEEISYNYKFPLEDNKIPCNCKAQKCRGSLN from the exons ATGGTTGCACTTGATTTCTATTTCCCAAGGAAGAGACTCTCTGCTTTGGAACCAAATTTCTCTGGTTCGACGTGTATCGGAGTCTACAGTTCCGATGATTCCATAGCAGCACAAGATTACTCTTGTGGCGACAG CTGCGATGATTTGGCAACTGTATCTTCCGCTCGTTGCGATTTCGACGAACTGTGTGGTCTGGATTCAGCCTTGGAGATGAGCTGCAGGTCTAATGGAGAAGGCCGTGAGGTTCATGAGGCTGGTGGTGGTAGTGGCGGCACAGACAAGAGTGAGGTTCCAGGGTATAATACAATGTATGCGAGCGGTTGGATGTACGTTAATCAGCAAGGCGAGATGTGTGGCGCTTATACGCAACAGCAGCTATTTGATGGCCTGTCCACTGGCTTTCTACCTGAGGATCTTCTTGTATACCCAACTATCAACGGTTATATGCAAAATTCTGTACCGCTTAAGTACTTCAAGCAGTTTCCTCAACATGTCGCCACTGGCTTTGCCTATCTACATAATGGAATGATAAATGTAGTCCCTCACACTGAGACTCGAGCAGAGCATACAGCTTCTTCTGCTGCTCATTTGATTTCCCACCCTCCACAGCCCAGTTCTAATGGTTCCCTCTTGGATCAGCGAATGTTAAACCAGGAGGAAGTGAATTTGTTAGCTTCGTTCATCTCATTG GGAAGCGAACATGCTTGCTGGTTTCTTGTGGATGCTGAGGGTAGAAATCATGGTCCATATTCTTTATTGGAGCTTTATAATTGGCAGCAGCATGGACATGTTTCAGATGCAGCAATG ATACGGGATGTTGAAAATAAGTTAAGACCAATCACATTAGCGTCGTTAATTGGTGTATGGAGGGATAAATGTGGTGGTGAAAATTGTGACGAATCAATGTCTGGGGTGAGCTTCATATCTGAAGTATCTGAGGAACTCTCTTCTCAGCTTCAGAGTGGAATAATTAAAATTGCTAGAAGAGCTCTCCTCGATGAAATCATCAGTAGCACAATTTCAGACTTTCTTAACGCGAAGAAAAGAGACGAGCATCTCAAGTCTGATCCACCCAGTTCTGCTGCCAATTTTGTTAAATGCATATCG TGTCAAGTTATCAATCCGGAGAAAACTGCTGTTTCAACCACTGAAGCAACAGCCTGTGAGAACATAAAGAATGAGGAGGATCCTAGTCGAATAGTTTCAGAGTCGCTCAAATACACTAAATCTGTTGGAAGCGCCGAGAACTTTCAGACATCTTGCTCAGCTGTATGTGGAATCCTTCACAACAATTGCATGCAAATTATGTGGAATGCTGTCTTTTATGATACTGTGGCAACGTATACATCATCTTGGCGAAAGAACAAACTTTGGTTTCGTTCTCCTGATACCCCAACCGTTTCGAGCTACTGCAAGGGTTCCCATACCAACCACTCAGAAAAACCAGAAGCAGCTGAGAGT TTTACTTGTAGGGTGGATTCCTCTTCCTGCAAAACTGCTAACTCTAATGCATATGACTTAGCTACCAAAGCAGCAAGTTTTCATGAACCGTCATCTAGGAGAGTAACCTTACCAGTCATTGATGGAACAGAAAGCGTTGTAGCAAGCATATCGGAACACGTACAAAGGGAGCTCTTTTCGTCTCTGGAAACTCATCTGACTGATTATATTGGCATTCTCATTGAAGATGGTGCGAACATTGCTGCTAGTACTGTCCAAGATGGCAAAATGCATGAG GAAAACTCGTCATGTTTGGCAAAGTCTGGTGAAAAGGGAGAATCGTCTGAGCAAATCACATCTGAGGATATTGTTGCTAATATTTTTATTACAACATTGCAGACATCATCAGACAGTCCGGTCGGTGATGAAGTTGATACTCTGGATATTCATGAGCCACCACCACCTGGGTGTGAAAGCGGCATTACAAGGCCATCTCTGCGCTGTAACTTTCGGCCTGTAAGGTCCAAAGAATCCATTCCTGAGATTGAAGAATATGTTGCAACGGCTTTATGTAGACAGAAGTTGCATAATGTTGTTATGAAAGATTGGAAATCACTGTTCATGAAGTGTTCTCTTAAGGAATTCCTTGCTTCACAGAAAGGAAGCCATCAAGTTTCTCGCAAAGAAACAATCGCCCCGAGGAAGCTCAAAGCGATTACTCAGATCAAAAAGCCAGTAAAGTCTAGTATATCAAGTCATACAGCCGAGAAGCCAAAGAAACAATGTGTCAGATCTTCTGAAAAAATTCTGGTTAAACGATCTAAGAAACCTCCTTCTAAAGATACACCCAGTAAAGATTTGTCACTTAGTAAACCAAGTCAGCCGAAGATAAGGAATGCTGTCCAGCAGGATCAAA TTATCATTAAGAATGTGACGAAGGTTCGGAAAGAAAAGGTTGGTAAAGATGCTCATCGCAAGGTGATTTCTGAGAAAAACCAAGATGTTGGAATGGCAGATGAATTTGATGACGAACTTCTTATAACAAGACTAAGAA GGATATCAAAGAGTAAAACAAAAGAGTTAAGAGAAGGTACAGACGCTGGAAAATCCTGTGAGGAGATTTCATTGTCTGCTGAAGAATCCGTGGAAACTGTTGGCTTCAGAGATCATGAGGAAAATCTTTCAAATAAGTCTTCTCAGAAAGTGCAAAAAG CTAATGTATCAAAGCTAAAGAGAAAGAATACATCAGAAGTCGAAGGAGCACAATCTTGTAGTGGAGCAAACGGAGGATATACTGAGATTTCTGGAAAAGACACTGATACAGAAAGCCTTGGATTTGAAACCAGGGATAAGGCTTCCCATGAACGCCTCAGCAAGAGACGGAAAA AAGATGCAGCTAAAGGAAAAAATATTGTGGAGAAGTCTGCGTGCAGCGTATCACAGAAATCTCTTAAGC CATCGGAATCATCAACTCTAAAGAGAAAGCATTCATTAGATGAAAATGTCCCCAAGGATTCTGAGAGTGCTGTTGGAAATGAAGGAAAGCTTCCTGGCAATACATCAAATAAAATGCAGAAAG GTTCGAAGAAATTGAAGCTTAAAAGGAAGCTATTACCAAAACATACAACAGAGCTTTCTTCCATTGAGGATTTGGCAGTGGATAATGACAGCAGACCTACGTCGATTGCACTAAAACCATTGGTAAAATTGGGACCGAAAGCAAGCAATAAAAAGGTGTTAGTTCCAATGCCAAAGTCCGATGGATGTGCACGCACATCTATTAATGGCTGGCATTGGCGTGCATGGTCATTAAAGGCTAGTCCTAAAGAGAGAGCCAGTGTTAGGGGAAGTTCTTGCGTGCACACGCAACATTTTGGTTCCAAAATTAGTTCTTCTCAAAACGTTCTTTCTGCAAGAACTAATAGGGCAAAGATGCGTAATCTTCTAGCTGCTGCCGATGGTGCTGACCTCTTAAAAGTTTCTCAGTTGAAG GCTAGGAAAAAGCGCTTGCGGTTTCAACAAAGCAAAATTCATGATTGGGGTCTTGTCGCACTTGAACCAATTGACGCAGAGGACTTTGTGATCGAATATGTTGGAGAGTTGATACGTTCTTCT